A genome region from Populus alba chromosome 3, ASM523922v2, whole genome shotgun sequence includes the following:
- the LOC118028628 gene encoding protein PIN-LIKES 3: MDIWKLFFVALMPVLKVLLLTAVGVFLAIERVGILGADARNHLNNLVFYVLSPALVGSSLAKFVTLRSLLELWFMPLNVLITFIIGSVLGWLLVKITNAPKRMRGMILGSCAAGNLGGIPLILIPAVCKEKGSPFGDSNACNTRGLAYASLSMAIGIIYMWSYVYHIVRVYSSSEDSDEPELDELPEGTESAGETTEDLPKCRTGPLLPLKEPSLEEGHMERLELDCVVPQEKAKEPFPSNVKQGFQKVIKKLNLRRLFSPIINGAIVGFIIGVVPPFQKAFIGDTAPLHVVEDSAYFLGEAAIPSVTLIMGANLLEGLKGSKVPFMVIIGIVAVRYIILPISGALIIKYAVRFGLLHSDPLYQFVLLLQFALPPAISIGTMTQLFGAGQTECSVIMLYTYALATISLTLWSAFFIWFVK, encoded by the exons ATGGACATTTGGAAACTGTTCTTTGTTGCACTTATGCCAGTTTTGAAGGTGCTCCTGCTCACTGCTGTTGGCGTATTTCTTGCAATTGAGCGCGTGGGTATTTTGGGGGCAGATGCACGAAATCATTTGAACAAT CTTGTGTTTTATGTCCTGAGTCCAGCACTTGTTGGGAGCAGCTTGGCAAAATTCGTAACATTAAGAAGCTTGCTTGAGCT GTGGTTCATGCCACTAAATGTTCTCATCACCTTTATCATAGGCTCAGTGCTTGGATGGTTGCTTGTAAAAATCACCAATGCTCCTAAACGGATGCGGGGCATGATCTTGGGATCCTGTGCTGCAG GAAATCTGGGCGGCATTCCTCTCATACTGATCCCAGCTGTCTGCAAGGAAAAAGGAAGTCCATTTGGAGATTCTAATGCCTGTAACACGCGCGGTCTGGCATATGCTTCGCTCTCCATGGCT ATTGGTATCATCTATATGTGGTCATATGTGTACCATATTGTGCGTGTATATTCATCAAGTGAGGATTCTGATGAACCGGAACTGGATGAATTGCCGGAGGGTACGGAGTCTGCTGGAGAAACAACAGAAGATCTTCCAAAATGCCGCACAGGGCCCCTCCTCCCTTTAAAAGAGCCCTCGCTTGAAGAGGGTCATATGGAGCGCTTGGAGCTTGATTGTGTAGTGCCACAGGAGAAGGCCAAG GAGCCATTTCCGAGTAACGTTAAGCAGGGCTTTCAGAAGGTTATAAAGAAACTCAACTTGAGGAGATTGTTTTCGCCTATAATTAACGGAGCG ATTGTTGGGTTTATTATTGGTGTCGTCCCTCCGTTCCAAAAAGCCTTTATTGGTGACACTGCCCCTCTTCATGTGGTGGAAGACTCTGCGTACTTTCTCGG GGAGGCAGCCATTCCATCTGTCACTTTGATCATGGGAGCAAATCTTCTGGAGG GTTTGAAAGGGTCAAAGGTGCCGTTCATGGTGATTATCGGTATAGTAGCAGTCCGGTATATTATCTTGCCGATTTCGGGAGCTCTTATCATTAAATATGCAGTCCGTTTTGGCTTGTTGCACTCTGACCCGCTGTATCAGTTTGTTCTTCTGCTTCAATTTGCACTTCCTCCAGCAATCAGCATAG GTACGATGACCCAGTTGTTTGGAGCTGGCCAAACCGAATGCTCTGTGATCATGCTATACACCTATGCCTTGGCCACCATTTCACTAACACTTTGGTCGGCATTCTTCATCTGGTTTGTCAAATAA